The DNA segment TTCAGCATTTACTCTCTGCATGCGTGTTGCGACGGAGCTCCAGAGCAACAGGGACATCATTCTTTTCGCCTACCGCACAGCTGACGCTGATCAGCTCAACATGTGGAGAGAGAAAGACGGGCGTTTTTCTTTGTACATTCTGTCTGATAGCGATGCAGTATTTTTCCATCTGCCTCCTCTCTCCACCTTTCAAACACACCTGTGCATCACCTGGGACTCTGCGACTGGTTTCACTGCCTTTTGGGTGAATGGACGTCGTAGTGTGCTCCAGATCTATAGAAAAGGTCACTCTGTTGAACCTGGCGGCACCGTCCTGCTCGGCCAGGATCCTGACACCTATGTGGGAGGCTTTGAGGCAAAGCAAAGCTTTGTAGGAGAAATCACAGAGCTGCACATGTGGGACTATGTTCTCTCTGGCAGTCAGATTAAGGCGGTTTACTCAAACCAGGATACACATGTGAAAGGAAACGTGTTCAGTTGGAACACCATCATGTATGAGATCATTGGCAGTGTGCTAGAGGCTCAAGATGACTGATTGTGATCAACTGCAATATCACATGCAATGCATGTTTGTAATTTGGGATTACAAAATTGAAAGTTaaacatttatacatgcatgtgACTTCTGAAAATCttactttttccatgtttaagtgctataagaGTCCCTGGTGCATCTGCCAACTCAGAAAACATGTAAAAGGACAACTGTTTTGGTAATCCTATTTCTGCAAGCAGGTTcagatgctcactgatgctcctgaAGGAAACACACtgcattaagaaccgggggggtgaaaacttttggaattttaatatcagggtaaatttaacttatctTCAAGttttcaggtctcacaaattctttggttttcaagcatttttgtgtatttgaaccctttccagcaatgacactatgattttgagatccatcttttcacactaaggacaactgagggactcatatgcaactattacagaaggttcaaacactcactgatgctccagaaggaaaaacaatgcattaagagccggggggtgaaaacttttggaatttgaagatcagcgtaaattttactttttttttttttttgtcttctgggaaacatgtaagtatcttctgtagcttctgaagggtagtactaaatgaaaaaaaatatgatatttaggcaaaatacatttattctgttcaaaagttttagttgcatatgagtccctcagttgtacacagtgtgaaaagatggatctcaaaaaagGACAAACAACGGACTCATAAACAGctaatcactaaaaaaaaacagctctggatcattcaggtaacaacacagtattaagaatctgttgtatgtaaacttttgaatgggttAATTTTTATgaactcaactattattttttcttgtggactatatgtaaacattttttatgtgaaatctcttgttcaggtcagcactaattaaacaataacatgcattttgtatgatccctcttatttttaatttgtggaac comes from the Labeo rohita strain BAU-BD-2019 chromosome 24, IGBB_LRoh.1.0, whole genome shotgun sequence genome and includes:
- the LOC127155550 gene encoding pentraxin fusion protein-like; the encoded protein is MLVPVFLFSCLLSLTPVATEVGLSGKVLLFPTQTDSSYVKLIPEKPLSLSAFTLCMRVATELQSNRDIILFAYRTADADQLNMWREKDGRFSLYILSDSDAVFFHLPPLSTFQTHLCITWDSATGFTAFWVNGRRSVLQIYRKGHSVEPGGTVLLGQDPDTYVGGFEAKQSFVGEITELHMWDYVLSGSQIKAVYSNQDTHVKGNVFSWNTIMYEIIGSVLEAQDD